Proteins encoded by one window of Chiroxiphia lanceolata isolate bChiLan1 chromosome 26, bChiLan1.pri, whole genome shotgun sequence:
- the LOC116798514 gene encoding olfactory receptor 10A4-like, translated as MTSAVKRHLRDLESSNHIVVTYFQFLPFSSIPEIQGSLFCLLLFMYLSTLVGNILIITITMVDAALHSPTYFFLKNFSFLEVSYTTSTIPKTLVNFLTKRKNISFLGCATQMYAFSLLGITECCLLAAMAYDRYVAICQPLHYTTTMRWNMCFLLSAVPWLTGVLVALVQTTFIFTLPCCGPNGINHFFCDLLPLLKLACGATCKNEITTYIIAVLFIIVLFLFILVSYIQILHTIFKIPSVKGKGKAFSTCFSHLVVVTLF; from the coding sequence ATGACTTCTGCAGTTAAAAGACACCTGAGGGACCTGGAGAGCAGTAATCACATTGTGGTGACCTATTTCCAATTTTTACCTTTCTCCAGCATTCCAGAGATCCAAGGCTCTCTCTTTTGTCTGTTACTGTTCATGTACCTCAGTACTTTGGTGGGAAACATCCTCATCATCACAATCACTATGGTAGATGCTGCCCTTCACTCTCCCAcgtattttttccttaagaacTTTTCCTTCCTGGAGGTTAGCTATACCACATCCACCATCCCCAAGACGCTAGTGAACTTTCTCACAAAGAGGAAGAACATATCCTTTCTGGGCTGCGCCACACAGATGTATGCTTTCTCCCTCCTCGGGATCACAGAATGCTGTTTGCTGGCTGCCATGGCCTACGACCGCTATGTGGCCATATGCCAGCCTCTGCACTACACGACCACGATGAGATGGAACATGTGCTTCTTGCTTTCAGCTGTGCCTTGGCTTACTGGGGTCTTGGTGGCCTTAGTGCAGACAACTTTCATCTTTACCCTTCCATGCTGTGGTCCCAATGGGATCAATCACTTCTTCTGTGACTTGCTGCCTCTGCTTAAGTTGGCTTGTGGGGCCACCTGCAAAAATGAAATCACCACCTACATAATAGCTGTCCTTTTCATCATAGTCCTCTTCTTATTCATACTTGTGTCGTATATCCAGATTCTCCACACCATCTTCAAGATACCATCAGTGAAGGGCAAGGGAAAAGCATTCTCTACCTGCTTTTCTCACCTAGTCGTGGTCACTCTGTTTTAG